The DNA region TTTTAAAAAAAATAGGGTATAGAAAAAACCTATACCTGTGATCGTATCTTTCCACTTTTCTACAGTTTCTCTCTAACGAGTTAGATTAGGATTGTAAGCTATTCTATCTACCTAACTTTTCACGGAAAAGATACGATTACAAATGATAGATTTTATAGGGCATAGGGATACACTTATGCCCTAAATCTATTCGAGTCTACTCTAGGGACTCATTTTACAAAAGGAGTTGTTTATATAAGATAATGATAATGCCGAGGAGTCAAAGGTGACTCCAGTGCTAAGCGAGTTGCTTGGGCTTTGGCAGTAGCGAACTGCACTAAATACGATATGAGGAGGTAGTTATATGATGAAACGTGCAAGAAAACAATGTTACAGTATCAGGAAGCTGCAGGTAGGAGTCGGCTCAGTTATGCTTGGGACGATTTTGTTAGCGATAACATCCGCGCAGAATGTACAGGCTCAAGAGACTTCCCCTTCCAGTGGGACGGACGGAGCGACACAAGTAACTTCTGGTCTCGGAGTTGCAGGAAGTGACACAACGATTGTTCACAGTATCTCTCAAGATACTTCATCCCAATCTTCAACCCCATCATCCACACCCTCTTCAACAATCAGTTCTACTGCGGCACCCACCTCAAGCAGCCAGCAATTCCCTCTCAGCGAGGCTAAGAATACCTCAGAAGCTGTGAATACCTCAGTAGTGGCTGACAGCCTAACAATCAGTGAAAACTCTACCCCCACTACTAAGCAATCCAAGACGGTCAATATGGCTTATCGCGAAGATGAGAAAAATGTAGATGGTAGCATTGATTACACGACCAGCTATATAAGAGATGAGGCAAAGAAGGAAACTATAGTTAACTGGGCGGTGACGGTTAATAAAAAGAATGAGACTTGGAATGGTCCAAGGATTGTCTTTGCTTTTCCTAAGGGAGTAGAGGTTCAAGAAGAAATCACTAGTCCTTCAGGGGCATTTGAAAATGTTAAATTCTCAGATTTTAAGCGTGACGGAGGAGAGTCTAAGAAATATTGGAAAGCAGATCAGAAAGAAGATTCTAAATGGTTTAAAGAAGAATGGGATTGGCATGTTTCTTGGGCTGGTGTGGATAAACAAGGCTTTTCTCCAGAGCAATTCCAAACTCTTGTTAACTTAGCTAGTGGTGTTTTTTACGCTATAAGTGGTACCGGCACCTTCACTTTTAAACTCAAAGTTCCAGATGCTAGCACCATCAACCCTTATGACCTACCTTTGTTAGCAGGAATAAATCAGTTTGGAGGATTGACGGCAAGTTGGTACCGTTTCAAGGGAGAGGTGCCAAAGGGGAATATTCCAAATCCACATTTCCCAGGGTCAGCCGGGGGGAACGGTGGCTTGACAAATGGCGGAGCCATCATTACTCCCGCACCAAAACAACCAACCCCTCAGCTACCAACCCCTTTAGAAAAACCTAAGGTCGAGGCGCCACCAAGCAATGAGATAAAACCAAAACCAGCCTTGCCAATGCAGTCGACCCCTCCAGCAACAGGTGAGCAAAAACGCCAGTTGGAATCAATCAAAGTCTTACCATTGGTGCCAGAGACATCGCCAGCAATTCCCGAACAACCGAAACCTGACAGACCAAAAGATGAGCTGAAACCAGCACCGGTCTTACCATTGGTGCCAAATGTAACCCCACCGAAAGCTGATCAGTTGAAACCTGAACAGCCAGAGCGCAGGATTATGCCAGCACCCGTTCTACCGATGAATCCAGACACAGCCCCTGTGGTACCTGAGCAACCGAAGCCTGATAAGCCAAAGACCCAAGGCGAGCTGATAGCAGTACCGATAGTTCCTATAAAACCTGAGGTTGACGCACCGAAAAATACTCCTAAGCTCAACAGACCACAGCTCAGAATTCCGCACATTGAATTGCCTAAGGACGAGAAACCAAAAGGAATGCCGAAGCCACAAGGTGAGCTAAAACCTATCGAAGTATTGCCACTACGACCAGAATCAGCACCAAGCACATCAGAAAAAATCAAAGCGGCAGTACCACAAGTAGGAGCAAGTCAGGCTGCAAGACCGCACGTGGATTCATCCAAAGTTTCACAATCAACGACAATGCAAACAAGCAAACCAGCCAAGTCTACTACCAAGCACCTACCAGATACAGGCGAAGCACCATCTGTATTCCCATGGCTGGGCGCTGGTTTGATTGGATTGATGGGAGTAGCTTATATCAGAAAAAATAAAAAATAAAGCGCCACTTATCAAATGAGATACACAACGATCTCTCTCCCATCAATTATAATAATCCCATAAAGACAAGTACCAAGAGAGGACAACTCGTCCTCTCTTTCTTGTCCTTCTTAAAGAATATCGCCTATCAATTCCAATAATCAGCCCTTCTCTATGAGAAAAACGCTGTAGACTCTTCATAAGAGCGGAAAAGATACGAAGTAATACCCCCATACCTACTGCCTCTCAAAAAACCGTAAGAAAGGCAATAACAGACGTATAGACCATAAACTTTACCAGTTATATATTTTTTTTACGAACATTTAGTGATTTTTTAAACAGACGACTAGTAAGGTTTATCATTTTAGGGTATAATTGTTGACATAGAGTAAACTTTTTAGTAGAAGGAGAAATTTATGACACGTATTTTAATAGTTGAAGATGATGCCGTTATCAACCAAGTTCTCGCTGAGTTTCTAAAAGAGCATCAGTACGAAATTGTTTCCTGTCTTGACGGACAAAAAGCTTTGGAGTATTTTGAGACTGAAAAATTTGATCTAATCATCTTGGATATTATGGTTCCAAATGTTAGCGGCTTGGATATACTGAAAAAGATCCGTAAAACTTCTCAAGTGCCTGTCATAATGCTAACAGCTATGGATGATGAGTATACTCAGCTTGTTAGCTTCAACCACCTCATTAGTGATTATGTCGTTAAACCCTTTTCCCCTCTTATTTTGATGAAGAGAATCGAAAATGTTTTTCGTCAAAGTGAAACCGCTAACATTATCGAAATCAGTGGCGTTGTCATTGATTTGGAAGCATCGGAAGTCTACGTTGATAATGAAACGCTTCCACTCACTAAAACAGAGTACGAAGTTTTGGAAATGCTAGCAAAACACAAGGGGAAATTAGTAACTCGTGACCAGCTTATGAATGCTATTTGGGGCTATACCGAATTGGAAGGACGTATTCTAGACAATCATATCAAAAACATCCGCAAGAAAGTGCCTCAAATTCCTCTAGTAACCCTAGTTGGAAGAGGTTACAAGATCGAGGAAGAAGAAAATGAACATGAACATAGCTAGAAAACAGTTTATAGGCTTAAGTATCACCTTAGTCTTGACCGCTCTATTCCTACTAGGAATCTCTTATTACACCTTACCAATTTATTACAATCAAACCCAAAAGCAAGTACTTGAAATCCAATACGACCAAGTTGTCCAAGAGTTGAACAATCAATCGAAAGAGGAGATGATTGCCACTCTAGAAAGGCTAGATAAAAAGTACGACGCTCTTTTTTTCTCCCTATCTAGTAGAAATGGAAATCCTGTTTATCCTAGCAGAGAAGCCCTAAGTCTTTACAAGGCAGAGGTTGAAGATAAAGTAGAAGCAGATATGAACGAAATCGGTGTTTGGACAGAAACAGTTACAGCGAAGGATGGTGAGCTATTTATCCTGAGCGGTCAATATATCTTTCCCTCTCTAACCAATATCACTCAGTTCCTCTTGACGCTCTATCCATTTGTCACCCTGATTTTCCTCGTCCTTGCAGGTCTTGCGGCCTTTATCTACAGTCGTTTATCCACCAAGCGAATTCAAATCCTTTCCACACAAACTCGGCGCATGCAATCCTTAGAACCTGGTCTAGCCTGTGACAGTCGTGGCCGGGACGAGGTTTCCAACTTGGCAAAAGATATTAACAGTCTGTATAACAATCTACTCACCAGTATTGAGCATCTAGAGATTGAAAAACAACAAGTGATTGAGCGAGAAAAGCAAAAGTCGGAGTTCTTTCGCATGACCTCTCACGAACTCAAAACCCCTATCGCCAGTATGATGGGGATTGTTGAAGGAATGATGTATGGAGTGGGTGATTTTAAGGACAGGGATAAATATTTAAGAAAATGCCACGATATCTTGCAAGAACAGTCCAAACTAGTTCAGTCTATTTTAGAAGTTTCCAAGGTAACCATGCTCCTCCAATCAGATGGCGCTACTTTCTCCCTAAAAGAAATGTTGGAAGGATTTTTGCCCGCCTACGAGACATTAGCCCTTATCAAGCAACATCAATTTGCTGTTTCGCTAGAAGAATTATCCGTCACAGCAGATAAGATTTACTTGGAAAAAGCCTTAAAAAATCTCCTAGACAATGCCTTTCGCTATACACCTGAGGGAGGAAAAATTGACCTAACCCTTACAGGCAACCAGTTGACCATCCGCAATGAAATTGCTCAAGTCCTTACAGAAGAACAAATGAAGCAAATTTTTCAACTGTTCTATCGACCAGATTTTAGCCGCAATCGCCAAGATGGCGGTACAGGCTTAGGACTTTATATTGTTGACCGCATCCTGACAAGACATCAGTTCGAATACGAGATGTATCAGGAAAATCATTGCATGATTTTCTGTATCCGATTCTCAGAGCAAGGTGCTCAAGAATAGTCACCTAATCCTCTAAGAAAGAGCAGACAATAGCCTTACCTTACGTAAGACAAGAATTTACATTTAATGTAACTCACTCGTAGTGTCAGTCGGAGAAAGAGGTGCAAGGCACGGGAATGGTAGTAGTGAGATGTTGCCAAGCCACCTACTATACCCGTCCTCAACTCGACTAGCATTCAAGTACCAGCTATTTGCAAAAGTAAATACCTATACAAGAATATCAAATCCCCCAACTACTGCGGTAGTTGAGGGATTTTTTAGATGAACGGTGTAATTTGTGGTCTATCCAACCATTTGCAGAAGCCATGTCAGAAGAATATCAACCCATCAGCAGCCATCTTAAAGCATTGATGTTATGGTCTGCTTGAATAAAAAGGGAAGAAAATACTGGTCTGTCAAGCTGTTGACCCAAGTTGCCCAACCATTTTTAACGCCTCAAAATTATGAAAGATGTCCATCATCCAACGCCAAAAAGCTTGGGACAAAAAGATTTTCAATTTTGAAAATCTCAATTATTAAGTCCTTTAGACCTAGAATTGAACAGAAAAAGCGAACAAACCAAGATTCTGATTGTCAGAAAACTGGTTTTGTTCGCTTTTTATATATGAAATCGGACTATTGTCCCGACCTCTTTGCGATTATTCATGATACAAGAAGTGATAGTACATCACCCTATGCAGAAACTTTATTTTTTGTTTCTTCTGTTCATGCGGCTTACGCCTAGGAGTCCTAGCAAGCCACTTCCCAGCCATGCAAGCATAGATGGTGCATCACCTGTATTTGGCAAGGTCTTAGCTTGGGCTTTAGAAGCCATTTGTCTTGGTGCTGGACGTTTGGTCTCTCCCTGCACTTTTTCAGTTGCCTCTGGATGTCTCTTATGGCTTGGTACTGGAAGGATTTCAGTTTTCTTACCACCTGGTTTTGGTGTACCTTCAGGTTTTACCATTGGCTTATCTTCACGTGGAGACATTTCTTCTTTTGATTTTGGTGAGCGTTGTGGATCAGTGTCCGGTACATGAGGACGGTGTTGTGGGTCCACATCCGGCACCTTAGGAGAGTGTGGATCTACATCTGGTACATGAGGACGACTTGGGTCAGTGTCTGGCACTTGAGGGCGTTGAGGTTTCACCTCTGGCACTTGAGGACGACTTGGGTCAGTATCTGGAGTCTGAGGTTTTCTCTCTGCCAACTGTTTCTTAAGGTCTTCAACTTGTTTGTTGAGTTTTTCCTTATCTGCTTCAAGTGTCTTAACTTTACCTTCAGACTCTGCCAGTTGTTTCTTAAGGTCTTCAACTTGTTTGCTGAGAGCTTCCTTATCCGCTTCGAGTGTCTTAATCTTGTCTTCCAAGTCTGCCAACTGTTTCTTAAGGTCTTCAATTTGCTTGCTGAGAGCTTCCTTATCCGCTTCGAGTTTATTGACTTTTTCTTGGCTCTCTGCGAGTTGTTGAGCTCTTTCAGTGAGTTTATTTTCCTTGTCAATCAGTTCCTTCGTGAGACGTTGTACCTCAGCTTCTAGCTGCTTCTCTTTCTCAGACTGATCTTCTTGTTTGCCTTGGCGCAATTTTTCTAGCTCTTGCTTAGCCTTGGCCAACTCTTGCTCCAGATTTGCTTTCTCTTTCTTCAAGCGATCAACTTCCTCTGTCAATTCAAGGTTTTTCTTGATAAGGTCGGATTTGCCGCTTTCTTTCAAGAGTTTTTCAAGATTTTTCTGCTCTTTTTCTAGTTTTTCTTTTTCTTCCTTGAGTTTGTCAAGTTGGTGTTCTGAATCTGATAATTTTTTCAGGAGCTCAGTATTTTCATCAATAAGTCGTTGTCTTTCTTCCTTGAGTTTATCATTTTCCTGAGTGGTTGAATCAAGTTTTTTCTTTAATTCGTCTAATTGTTTTTGCAAGTCTTCTTTTTTAGCTTCTAATTCACTCTTTTCTTGATGAATTTTTATAGATTCACCCTGAGCCTCCTCAATTTTTTGTTTGGCTTCGGATAGTTGTTGTTCTAGTTCACCAATCTTTTGTTGAGTCTCTTCTTTCTGTTTCTGTAATTGTTCTTGTAAATCTACTATGCGTTTTCTTAGTCCATCCTGATCCTTTTGTTTAAATAGTTCTAAATCTTCCCTCAATTCTTCACGAAGAGATTCCAAATCTTTTTTCCCTTGTTCGAGCTGCTTGATTTTGTTCTCAAGCTCTGTTTTTTCTTTTTGAGCTTCTTCGAACTTATGTTTAAAATCATCACGTAGTTTATCAAAATTTTCTGCTTGTTTTTTAAGCTCTTCAAGCTCTTGTTTAATTCGCTCGTAGTTCTCAGGTATTTCACCTAGTTTACCATCAGCAAATCTCTTACCAATATCTTCAAGGACCATCTGGCGAAGTTTCTGCAAAGCTTCACGATCACCACTTACTAGAACACCGAGAAAATCAATTCCTCCATCCTTATAAAGCTCACGTAATGTTTCCGGCTTCAACTTGGAAATAGCATCTGTAATTTTTTTCTTTACTTCATCATTTTTATCAACTTCTTTGTCAACTATTACCTTAGCTAGATTACTTGCTGCCTCATCCTTAGAAATAACTTTATTTCGTTCATTGTGCGTATTTTGATGATTATTCGCCAACACGGGTGTTGAGACATAAAAAGAACCTGCCATTAGGGAGGTGAGCAGAGCTGCTCTACATGACAGCTTTATAATACTTCTAGAGTTCATACGTTGTACCTTTATTCTTTCGTAATATATCCATATTGTATCACAAAAACCGAACTTTTATAGGAGTTTGATCCTGTTATATCTGTTTTTTTTGTGTAGACTATCTGTAGATAATCTGTAGATTTTATTGTTGTATATGTCTTTACACCCCGCACAAAACCTTTAAACAAGCATTGTTATCGGTATCATTACGCATTTATTACCTAGTATGTCACCCCTATTTCAAGCGTAGTCCCAGCCAGAAAAGCCATTTGACAAAGAGTTAGAAATAGAGTAAACTATTAGCCCCTGCGCTCTGTCTGTCACAATTTCAGCGTATTTATCATCCTTATGGCTGGGGGCTACATCCTTTTGTAAAGAGCGTTTGATACAGACAGTCCATCTATGTACAGTAGAAAAGTACAACTGATAAGAGAAGCTTGCCTCACAAGCTCATCTCCCACCTTTCAACAACTCAGTGGTTAATGTCATATTTGACTATTTTTCCCCCTTGGAGTATAATGGAGATAGAAAAAGCAGTTGCGCAAACAACTGCTCTAGCAGAACCGATTAAGACGGTGGCTTTCTAATAGTTATTCAAAAAATAACCGTTAACTCGCCAAAGTTTAGACGGTTATTTTTTGTTGTTGTCTTTGAAAATTTTGTAGCACAGACTGACTAGGGCGACAGTAAAACTGGCAAAACCTAGGATAAGCTGCGTTACTTCAAAGCCTGTCAACTTAAAGCTCCTCCTTTCCGTCAGATTTTGATGAATCGCCCATGGGCATCACCTACCTTTCAGAAGTTAGAGCCACCGTCTTTATGAGGTTATATTGCTGTAACAGCTATCTCCTCACATCCCTATAGATGGGAAACTTTTCTGCGATACTTATTATAGTATGTTTTCATGAAAAATATTGTTTTTACATTTAAATTTTTTATCATTTGACTATTTTTCCCCCTTGGAGTATAATGGAGATAGAAAAAGCAGTTGCGCAAACAACTGCTCTAGCAGAACCGATTAAGACGGTGGCTTTCTAATAGTTATTCAAAAAATAACCGTTAACTCGCCAAAGTTTAGACGGTTATTTT from Streptococcus ruminantium includes:
- a CDS encoding YSIRK-type signal peptide-containing protein (The YSIRK form of extended signal peptide directs nascent proteins to the cross-wall site, while signal peptides lacking YSIRK direct proteins instead to the cell pole. A large fraction of YSIRK proteins are surface proteins anchored by sortase-mediated processing of a C-terminal LPXTG motif.), whose translation is MMKRARKQCYSIRKLQVGVGSVMLGTILLAITSAQNVQAQETSPSSGTDGATQVTSGLGVAGSDTTIVHSISQDTSSQSSTPSSTPSSTISSTAAPTSSSQQFPLSEAKNTSEAVNTSVVADSLTISENSTPTTKQSKTVNMAYREDEKNVDGSIDYTTSYIRDEAKKETIVNWAVTVNKKNETWNGPRIVFAFPKGVEVQEEITSPSGAFENVKFSDFKRDGGESKKYWKADQKEDSKWFKEEWDWHVSWAGVDKQGFSPEQFQTLVNLASGVFYAISGTGTFTFKLKVPDASTINPYDLPLLAGINQFGGLTASWYRFKGEVPKGNIPNPHFPGSAGGNGGLTNGGAIITPAPKQPTPQLPTPLEKPKVEAPPSNEIKPKPALPMQSTPPATGEQKRQLESIKVLPLVPETSPAIPEQPKPDRPKDELKPAPVLPLVPNVTPPKADQLKPEQPERRIMPAPVLPMNPDTAPVVPEQPKPDKPKTQGELIAVPIVPIKPEVDAPKNTPKLNRPQLRIPHIELPKDEKPKGMPKPQGELKPIEVLPLRPESAPSTSEKIKAAVPQVGASQAARPHVDSSKVSQSTTMQTSKPAKSTTKHLPDTGEAPSVFPWLGAGLIGLMGVAYIRKNKK
- a CDS encoding response regulator transcription factor gives rise to the protein MTRILIVEDDAVINQVLAEFLKEHQYEIVSCLDGQKALEYFETEKFDLIILDIMVPNVSGLDILKKIRKTSQVPVIMLTAMDDEYTQLVSFNHLISDYVVKPFSPLILMKRIENVFRQSETANIIEISGVVIDLEASEVYVDNETLPLTKTEYEVLEMLAKHKGKLVTRDQLMNAIWGYTELEGRILDNHIKNIRKKVPQIPLVTLVGRGYKIEEEENEHEHS
- a CDS encoding sensor histidine kinase, with product MNMNIARKQFIGLSITLVLTALFLLGISYYTLPIYYNQTQKQVLEIQYDQVVQELNNQSKEEMIATLERLDKKYDALFFSLSSRNGNPVYPSREALSLYKAEVEDKVEADMNEIGVWTETVTAKDGELFILSGQYIFPSLTNITQFLLTLYPFVTLIFLVLAGLAAFIYSRLSTKRIQILSTQTRRMQSLEPGLACDSRGRDEVSNLAKDINSLYNNLLTSIEHLEIEKQQVIEREKQKSEFFRMTSHELKTPIASMMGIVEGMMYGVGDFKDRDKYLRKCHDILQEQSKLVQSILEVSKVTMLLQSDGATFSLKEMLEGFLPAYETLALIKQHQFAVSLEELSVTADKIYLEKALKNLLDNAFRYTPEGGKIDLTLTGNQLTIRNEIAQVLTEEQMKQIFQLFYRPDFSRNRQDGGTGLGLYIVDRILTRHQFEYEMYQENHCMIFCIRFSEQGAQE
- a CDS encoding LPXTG cell wall anchor domain-containing protein, whose translation is MNSRSIIKLSCRAALLTSLMAGSFYVSTPVLANNHQNTHNERNKVISKDEAASNLAKVIVDKEVDKNDEVKKKITDAISKLKPETLRELYKDGGIDFLGVLVSGDREALQKLRQMVLEDIGKRFADGKLGEIPENYERIKQELEELKKQAENFDKLRDDFKHKFEEAQKEKTELENKIKQLEQGKKDLESLREELREDLELFKQKDQDGLRKRIVDLQEQLQKQKEETQQKIGELEQQLSEAKQKIEEAQGESIKIHQEKSELEAKKEDLQKQLDELKKKLDSTTQENDKLKEERQRLIDENTELLKKLSDSEHQLDKLKEEKEKLEKEQKNLEKLLKESGKSDLIKKNLELTEEVDRLKKEKANLEQELAKAKQELEKLRQGKQEDQSEKEKQLEAEVQRLTKELIDKENKLTERAQQLAESQEKVNKLEADKEALSKQIEDLKKQLADLEDKIKTLEADKEALSKQVEDLKKQLAESEGKVKTLEADKEKLNKQVEDLKKQLAERKPQTPDTDPSRPQVPEVKPQRPQVPDTDPSRPHVPDVDPHSPKVPDVDPQHRPHVPDTDPQRSPKSKEEMSPREDKPMVKPEGTPKPGGKKTEILPVPSHKRHPEATEKVQGETKRPAPRQMASKAQAKTLPNTGDAPSMLAWLGSGLLGLLGVSRMNRRNKK
- a CDS encoding putative holin-like toxin — protein: MTGFEVTQLILGFASFTVALVSLCYKIFKDNNKK